A genomic window from Chloroflexota bacterium includes:
- the tcmP gene encoding three-Cys-motif partner protein TcmP: MSLQKEVYHIIKPHSRSKYRVLQGYWQECAPTRRDRILYCDLHAATGKIWDKEGQLFGNGSVLIAAQSPICEQIHAIEINRVRFEQLKRCVANFPKVSIYHSDCNIVILEILASLPAGRKTFFFLDPEGLIYRKTIVPCHELHWETVERIANVPGSEILITLPLYAPLREIGHIWRNATSNRAQRATENLTAFFGTGNWMIGRKEYRRWPRIYCRDRLAQHYEYRGAIFIVNQTRAPQYYLLFLSNEAQSFAAMQQIMGREFSRVGRQLRLPFSNSESPVFTFIYED; this comes from the coding sequence ATGTCCCTTCAAAAAGAGGTCTATCACATAATAAAGCCCCATTCCCGCTCTAAATATAGGGTTTTGCAGGGATATTGGCAAGAATGTGCTCCGACGAGAAGGGATAGGATACTCTACTGTGATTTGCATGCTGCAACCGGGAAGATATGGGACAAAGAAGGACAGCTATTTGGAAATGGCTCTGTTTTGATTGCTGCCCAGTCTCCTATCTGTGAGCAGATTCACGCTATCGAAATTAACCGTGTTCGTTTTGAGCAACTGAAAAGGTGCGTAGCAAATTTTCCAAAGGTCTCAATTTATCACAGTGATTGTAATATAGTAATTCTGGAAATCTTGGCTAGCCTCCCCGCAGGAAGGAAAACGTTCTTTTTCCTTGACCCTGAGGGCCTAATATATCGTAAGACGATAGTGCCTTGTCACGAACTACACTGGGAGACTGTGGAACGTATAGCCAACGTTCCGGGAAGTGAAATCTTAATTACGCTCCCTCTTTACGCTCCACTTCGCGAGATTGGACACATATGGCGAAATGCTACATCGAATAGGGCTCAAAGGGCCACTGAAAATCTCACGGCTTTCTTCGGAACCGGAAATTGGATGATAGGGCGTAAGGAATATCGTAGATGGCCAAGAATCTATTGCAGAGACAGATTGGCTCAACATTATGAATATCGGGGTGCTATCTTCATTGTGAACCAGACTCGTGCACCGCAGTATTACCTGCTTTTCTTATCTAATGAGGCTCAAAGCTTTGCCGCGATGCAACAAATCATGGGACGGGAGTTCAGCAGGGTAGGTCGTCAGTTACGGCTTCCGTTCTCTAATTCCGAATCACCAGTTTTCACATTCATTTATGAAGACTAA
- the argB gene encoding acetylglutamate kinase, translated as MERNPVIVVKIGGVALGSNDTTVEDIVHLQQQGERLVVVHGGGKLITEWLKIHGIATRFVGGQRVTDRDSLGVAVAVMAGLVNKEIVAGINQLGGRAIGISGADGALAQCRLEDEKLGYVGKVVQVNTELLDTLLQAGYVPVISPLGIYAFDRPDDAPHILNINGDIFAGEIAAAVGAEQLVFLTDVPGICDQSGTLLSKLSAREAEELVASGVASGGMIPKIRGCIRVVNTAAATCIIDGRQPHALRQQIEGRGGGTTIYGD; from the coding sequence ATGGAACGCAATCCGGTTATTGTGGTCAAGATAGGTGGGGTGGCGCTGGGGAGCAATGACACCACCGTTGAGGATATCGTCCACCTGCAGCAGCAGGGCGAACGACTGGTGGTAGTGCATGGTGGCGGCAAGCTTATCACCGAATGGCTGAAGATACACGGCATTGCCACCCGGTTTGTGGGTGGCCAGCGGGTAACCGACAGGGATTCGCTGGGAGTGGCGGTGGCGGTGATGGCTGGCCTGGTCAACAAGGAAATCGTGGCCGGGATAAATCAGCTTGGCGGTCGCGCCATAGGTATCAGCGGTGCCGATGGTGCGCTGGCGCAGTGCCGGCTGGAAGACGAAAAGCTGGGCTACGTTGGCAAGGTGGTACAGGTAAACACAGAACTGCTGGACACGTTGCTGCAGGCGGGCTATGTGCCGGTAATTTCTCCGCTGGGCATTTATGCCTTTGACCGACCCGATGATGCGCCACATATACTTAACATAAATGGGGATATCTTTGCCGGCGAAATAGCTGCCGCCGTCGGTGCGGAGCAACTCGTCTTCCTGACCGACGTGCCGGGTATCTGCGACCAATCAGGCACGCTGCTGTCCAAATTATCCGCCAGAGAGGCCGAAGAGCTGGTCGCCTCAGGCGTGGCGTCAGGAGGCATGATTCCCAAAATACGGGGCTGTATCCGGGTGGTGAACACCGCTGCGGCGACGTGCATCATTGATGGGCGGCAGCCTCATGCCCTGCGCCAGCAGATTGAAGGGCGTGGCGGCGGCACCACAATTTACGGGGACTAG
- the argJ gene encoding bifunctional glutamate N-acetyltransferase/amino-acid acetyltransferase ArgJ, producing the protein MNAGFEFISSGTVTSPKGFVAGATYAGIKKQKNLDLALLASEVPCDAAGLFTRNRIKAAPVMLCQRRLSRGKATGVVINSGCANACTGEQGMVDAEEMAELAAASIGVPPEQVLVASTGVIGQLMPMERVRAGVKQIALSRDGGHELAKAIMTTDTVPKEVAVMVKEGGYIIGGAAKGAGMIHPDLATFLCFLTTDARVDSGFLQSSLKQAADASFNMVSIDGDTSTNDTVLLLANGLAGNEVISSGTEQAEMFQQALEGLCIHIARVMARDGEGATKLFEVTVQGAPDKAAARQVARTVVSSALVKSAIYGNDPNWGRIVAAAGRSGVEIVESRIDLYLDTICLVKAGRPQPFDHAEAVKHLNQAEVFFTLNLNLGSGSAVAWGCDLTEDYVRINSHYTT; encoded by the coding sequence ATGAACGCCGGATTTGAATTCATTTCTTCGGGCACGGTTACTTCCCCGAAAGGTTTTGTCGCTGGCGCGACATATGCTGGCATCAAGAAGCAAAAAAATCTGGACCTGGCTTTACTTGCTTCTGAAGTGCCCTGCGACGCTGCGGGCCTGTTTACCAGGAACCGGATTAAAGCGGCACCGGTGATGCTATGCCAGCGGCGCCTCTCAAGGGGGAAGGCAACCGGTGTGGTAATCAACAGCGGCTGCGCCAATGCCTGCACCGGGGAGCAGGGAATGGTGGATGCGGAGGAGATGGCCGAGCTGGCAGCTGCGTCAATAGGTGTTCCTCCCGAGCAGGTTCTGGTGGCGAGCACGGGGGTAATCGGTCAGCTGATGCCGATGGAGCGAGTGCGCGCCGGCGTGAAGCAGATAGCGCTCTCCCGTGATGGGGGGCATGAGCTGGCGAAGGCCATCATGACCACGGACACGGTGCCCAAGGAAGTGGCGGTAATGGTGAAGGAAGGTGGCTACATTATCGGTGGGGCGGCCAAAGGCGCGGGAATGATTCATCCCGACCTGGCCACGTTTCTCTGCTTCCTGACCACCGATGCCAGGGTTGATTCCGGGTTTCTTCAGTCCTCGCTTAAGCAGGCGGCGGATGCTTCCTTCAACATGGTCTCCATTGACGGTGATACCAGCACCAACGATACTGTACTGTTGCTGGCCAACGGATTAGCCGGTAACGAGGTGATTTCATCAGGTACTGAGCAGGCCGAGATGTTCCAGCAGGCGCTTGAAGGGCTCTGCATCCATATAGCCAGGGTTATGGCGCGCGATGGCGAAGGAGCCACCAAGCTCTTTGAGGTAACGGTTCAGGGCGCGCCGGACAAAGCGGCGGCGCGACAGGTTGCCAGAACCGTGGTCAGTTCAGCGCTGGTTAAATCCGCCATCTATGGAAACGACCCCAACTGGGGAAGGATTGTGGCGGCGGCCGGGAGGAGCGGGGTGGAAATTGTGGAGTCTAGGATAGACCTTTACCTTGATACTATCTGCCTGGTGAAAGCGGGCCGACCGCAGCCGTTTGACCATGCCGAGGCGGTAAAGCACTTAAATCAGGCTGAAGTATTTTTTACTTTGAATTTGAATCTGGGGAGCGGAAGCGCAGTGGCCTGGGGCTGCGACCTGACCGAGGACTATGTCAGGATTAACAGCCACTACACAACTTGA